One Natronomonas moolapensis 8.8.11 genomic region harbors:
- a CDS encoding DUF5812 family protein, whose translation MTAEHAGRDGDAVEGRFVVTHADGTSAVLKDVDSGGVHTLGDDPGVDPREVIEGTLEPEPPMAVTYRIAEIDTRRRLSLEESPEPPTRQERRLADKQGVGEVTRRERAGTGELHVLTVPEDDTEAAVEDVLGDEATLVRAARIGVDRVEVRAEPGVVSVRYMP comes from the coding sequence ATGACGGCAGAACACGCCGGCCGGGACGGGGACGCGGTCGAGGGGCGGTTCGTGGTCACCCACGCCGACGGGACGTCGGCGGTGTTAAAAGACGTCGACAGCGGCGGGGTCCACACGCTCGGGGACGACCCCGGCGTCGACCCCAGGGAGGTGATCGAGGGGACCCTCGAGCCTGAGCCGCCGATGGCGGTGACCTACCGGATCGCGGAGATCGACACCCGGCGACGGCTCTCCCTCGAGGAGAGCCCCGAACCGCCCACCCGACAGGAACGCCGACTCGCCGACAAGCAGGGCGTCGGGGAGGTGACGAGACGGGAGCGCGCGGGGACCGGCGAGTTACACGTCCTGACGGTGCCCGAGGACGACACGGAGGCCGCGGTCGAGGACGTCCTCGGCGACGAGGCGACGCTGGTCCGTGCGGCCCGCATCGGCGTCGACCGCGTCGAGGTCCGGGCCGAACCGGGGGTCGTGAGCGTCCGATACATGCCGTAG
- a CDS encoding RNA ligase family protein, with protein sequence MKQYPPIPRVTNAPEELFESGHLWVLEKIDGAILRFQLLNSGVLRFGDRSRVYDDPEAIPAPYGHAVRHVRERLDREALRDAVDDVESVVFFGEATHRHAIEYDWERLPSVLGFDVWSEREGSFRPPGAAQGIFERLGLESVNAVERELHTRDFDPGSYSVPESAWYDGPAEGVVIRNKRGGRAMLLHPDFREADGNPDARDADGTVPEDASAETLAETYATDRRFEKLARRLERRRGGVTFETLYERALTDIAREEYRRLYRGSPSIDRPAFRSAVAARTRAFLDGT encoded by the coding sequence ATGAAACAGTACCCCCCTATCCCTCGCGTCACGAACGCCCCCGAGGAGCTGTTCGAATCGGGGCATCTCTGGGTGCTCGAAAAGATCGACGGCGCAATCCTCCGGTTCCAGCTTCTCAACTCCGGTGTGCTCCGCTTCGGCGACCGGAGCCGCGTCTACGACGACCCCGAAGCGATCCCAGCCCCGTACGGCCACGCCGTTCGACACGTCCGCGAGCGGCTCGACCGCGAGGCACTCCGGGACGCCGTCGACGACGTCGAGTCGGTCGTCTTCTTCGGCGAGGCGACCCACCGCCACGCGATCGAGTACGACTGGGAGCGGCTGCCGTCGGTTCTCGGCTTCGACGTCTGGTCCGAGCGCGAGGGGTCGTTCCGGCCGCCCGGAGCCGCCCAGGGCATCTTCGAGCGGCTGGGACTGGAGTCGGTCAACGCGGTCGAGCGGGAGCTCCACACCCGGGATTTCGACCCCGGCTCGTATTCCGTCCCCGAATCGGCGTGGTACGACGGCCCCGCCGAGGGCGTCGTGATCCGGAACAAACGCGGGGGGCGAGCGATGCTTTTACACCCCGACTTCCGGGAGGCCGACGGGAATCCGGACGCCCGAGATGCCGACGGGACGGTCCCCGAGGACGCGTCGGCCGAGACGCTGGCCGAGACGTACGCCACCGATCGGCGTTTCGAGAAGCTGGCACGAAGGCTCGAACGCAGACGGGGCGGCGTCACGTTCGAGACGTTGTACGAGCGGGCGCTGACAGACATCGCCCGCGAGGAGTACAGGCGACTGTATCGCGGCTCCCCGTCGATCGACCGCCCGGCGTTCCGGTCGGCGGTCGCCGCGCGGACGCGGGCGTTTCTGGACGGGACGTAG